The sequence below is a genomic window from Glycine max cultivar Williams 82 chromosome 20, Glycine_max_v4.0, whole genome shotgun sequence.
tagatatgtttttttttaaaaaagtaaaaaaattcttatttcaagtaaaaataatttagatatacacatcacaaaattatttattttatttaaaaaacaattatttttaaaaaataaacttaaacaaTCTAACtcataataattataacttttaataaagataattactCTTTTAgacatacatatttttttattttaaattatccttctatatatataattattttcatttctcttataaagatttaaaatataactagtgTCACTACTTtattcaataacttttttttattttaaaaaaatataaataaagacataTAGTGTCTCTTTTTCaacaagtaataataataataataataataataataataataataataataataataataataataataataataataataataatttagctCAACAGCTAGAAATTTCCAAAAACTGCATCATGTATGATACAAAGATATATATGCTCAGCCATTTTCAGATCAATGATCATTGGCACGTGGGACAATCAATGAGCTAAAGGCAAGGGCTTCCATTAGGCTGATATCTGCTCATGCTACCCAACAAGTACTGGCTTAGTCTCTCCCTTATcagtttgttattattttactatgtattagtattaattattagatattaTCTAGTTCAGCAGTTTGTTACTTCCCTTATCAGTTTGTAATCTACAGCTATATAAATGCTATCACCGTGTGCTAGATTTGATGATCTCAATACTAATAAGTTCCATTACTATTCTATAACGACCACCAATTCATAAACATAAAGGTTTAATACACCACTAGATCCCGAGAATTTCTAATCAAGTctctaaattgaaaaaaataattgtaaatagGTCATTGATCTTTTAAACCCCGTAAAATGCTATTTTCTGCGGGTTTCAAGCCGCCATAAACTAACTCTAAGCATCCAATTACATAAACAGTAGAAGATCAAGGATTcatttacagttttttttttaaaaaaatttaggaaccttataaaaaatttccaaaaaaattgagaaacctAGTTATTTATTAAATCTAAACAAAACACTATGAAGATATGCTTCACATCTGGTTGGCTTTGTGCTAGAGAGCAGCCTTCTCATTTCATTGACTTTTACAAGCTATATTCCTACACTAGATTTTCTCGGGGACATTTATTCAGTTTTTGTTTCAAGTTACTGGCAATAaagcataaaagaaaataaaaaaacttgacCGAAGCATCTATGTTAAGCTCAAATGAGATCATTTTTAAGTTAATGATAATGCCTTCCGTTTATAGGGTCAATTTGTAAGTATTAGTTGCTCCAAATGAGCTAATACGCGAAACCTGTTATCCAGCTGGATCTGATGTTTACAAAGCTCATTCTTGTTATCATTTTGGCGGTCTGCaaaatttaataacttaaaaagctAATTAGAATATGCTCTCTTTgcataaaaagaataatttgctTTTAATTCCACCGAAATACCAATGGTGCCATGAACTTAGAGTCCTAAgtccttttgttttattttgttgttcctCTTAATGATGAAAGTGAAGATTGGAGGATGTATTGAAGacagtttaaaaatattgacaCTTGCAATATATCTAGACAGTATTAAGTCTTCATACATTTCCGATTTTTGGGCTGTTATCCTTCCCTGCTTTTTCGTTCCTAAGTATGATCTAGATCATTTTACAACTTCATACAATGTTATACTGCTCAAGCATATCACTTATAGTATGTATGACTATATGATCAATGTGCTTGAGCATATCACTTATAGTATGCATGACTATAAATAACATTACTCTAACTCATTTAacaagttcaacaaaagcaaaattaaaactattctTGTTATGTGTTTGGACTTTGGCATGAGAGCTACTCATGCAAACTTTCTTGTTGCCTACGTCTCTAACAATTCTGTCTCTTTGGTGCCCTCAACTAGCTAAATGGCAGAAACAAACAGCTGCATACTGCAATAAAACTTGCTTCGAAATCTCCATACTTGTTATAATACAAGCAGCCAGCATACAGTGTAGAGATCCCTATAAATAGATCATGAAATTCAATGCACATCATCTTCAAACTATATTGATATCTAATTAAGTTTTCCTATAGCCTCAAACTTTCAGCCTCATAGATAATTACAATCATGTCTCCCCCCATCTTTAAAGTACTCACACTGATCATATCTGTTTTTGCCATCTTGCAAATATCAACAGCTGGTGACCCAGATATTCTCACTGACTTCATAGTCCCACCCAACACCATACCTAATGGCAACTTCTTCACCTTCACTGGCTtccgtgccattttttcacccAACAACATTGTCTCAGCTTTCAAAGTGTTGAAGGCAACCAAGGTAGAATTTCCAGCCCTCGATGGACAAAGTGTCTCATATGCAATCCTTGAGTTCCCAGGTGGCAGCATCAACCcaccacacacacaccctcGTTCTGCAGAGTTACTCTTCGCCGTTGAGGGTTCCCTTCAAGTGGGGTTTGTGGACACAACCAACAAGCTCTTCACTCAAACACTACAAACCGGAGACCTCTTTGTGTTTCCAAAGGGTCTCGTGCACTTCCAACACAATGCAGATCCTCAGAAGCCAGCACTCGCTATATCTGCCTTTGGAAGTGCCAGTGCTGGGACTGTGTCAATTCCTAGCACTCTCTTTAACACCACCATTGATGACAATGTCTTGGCTCTGGCCTTCAAGACTGATGTTGCCACCATTCGAACTCTGAAGAAAGGCTTTGCTCCTAAAGCATGATGATAATGGATAATGGATATTCCCACTAATTACCGCCTTTAGGTTCCATATTGTATCACTTTGTTTGCTTTGTTACACAGGCTTCCAATTACCCCCGCTAGTGTTTTGCTGTTCAATAATAAGTAGCTCTACAAAAGGGCATAAGATGCGAAATGCTTGATCTAATTGTTATCAattgaaatacaataaataactTTCTGGTGTTATCAATTTCAAAAGAGTTTTAGAGTTTCAGTGTTATCAATTTTCTGACATAATTTCAAGCCTCTCTGAAGAAAGGCTTTGCACCTAAAGCACGATAATGCACCTTTAGCTTCTATGTTTGTGATATTTTGCCTGCTTTGTTACATAAACTTTCAGTCACCCCTGCAACCAGGAGTCCCGTTATCAAATCTTCAAGGCATGAGGAAGTCACCTGTCCCAAAAGATGTTGATTTGAGAGCACTAGCTGAGTATACAAAAGGCTTTAGCGGTGCTGATATAACAGAGATAAGCCAGCAAGCATGCAAATATTTCCTCTTTCATCTCCTTTTCTTTCCTTCACAACTTTCTATTTCACTAGCccaattgtctttttttttttccttcacaaatgtaatatataaagaagaactatattatcacaaaatttagtctctatgatgtaattatttttaatatattgtaaaaaaattgaccTTACTTTTCTGAGTCCAACTCCAACACCAACACGCAACCAAAGCGGAAGAAGCCCACACCCTCTCTCTATAAATATCCCAAACTTCCCTCACACATCGAACTCTACCCTCCTTCAAAACACTAAGCACTCGCTTGGGTTCGTGCAGCGCGAAACCCTCGGCTCGTTTCAgatctcctttttttttattcttctctctTATCTGATCTACCGTTGGAGATCGAAGATGGTGTCCAACGCCAGCAAGAAGAAGGCCGCTGCTGTTATGGCCGCCACGTCTTCCAAAGCTGCCGACAAGGTCGCCAATGGAATCACAGATATGCAGATTTCGGATCGGACCTACACCTCCAGAGATATTCGAGTAAGTAACCCTAACCGTAATAGGGAATTATCGGACATTATacgattcttttttattgtataattcaaaaacaaaattcaaataagttatattttagattaatcATGTGTCCATTAGATATAGAGATTTATTGGATGCCAGATTTCAGGGTGTAGAAAAATCGGTTTGCCAAAAAACCCCTCCTAACCGTTTTAATCGGttgtttttatatcaaaatagtTGAACTGCTTTAAAATTGGATTGGTTTTTCAAAACCGGTTCTGAATCGTACtggtttttcaaaaccgattCTAAACCGTACTGGTTTTTCAAAACCGGTTCTAAATCGAGCTGGTTTTCAAACCAGTTCTGAAccgtttttgtttttcaaaaaaccaaactgattttTAAAACGTTTCTGAATCGGACTGGTTTTTAAACCAGTTCTAACCACATTTTTTTGAACTGATTCCTAAATTGAACTGTTTCTCAAAAACCGGTTCACAATTGAACTGTTTCTCAAATACCGTTCTGAACTGGATTGGTTTCTAGAACCGGTTGCAAAACCGAACTGGTTTCAAGAACCGTAATCAAAACCGGACTGCATTTGAAAACTAGTAGGAAATTGGACGGATTTTTAAAACCAGTTTAGACACGGACAGTTTTTGAAACTGGTTCTTAACcggatttgttttttaaaacatgttCAAAACcagactttttttaaaaaactggactagtttttttaaaactaaaaacaaacttttttaTAACCGATTCTGAACTACACTGTTTTTTAAAACCGGTTTTGAACCGGactgttttataaaaattggactggttttttgaaaactaaaaccGGTTCAAACCTGGACTTTTTAAAAGCGATTCTAAACTACACTGTTTTAAACCGATTTTGAGTCAGACTGCTTTTTTTAAAACCAGTTTTGATAGAACTGGTTTTTGAACTGTTTTTCTTTATAATGAAAAACATGGATTCAGGTGAAAATTTCAAACCGattttatagaaataatttGGTTAATACTAAAATAGTGTAGCCTTTTTTCAAACCAGTTCGTGTAAAACCCGATTGGGTTTCCATTTGGTTATGATCCAaccggttttttttttcacacaccttacagatttatttttaagttttgaaatgTTCGGTTAATGATTTAAAATATCTTGTCGGACAGCCTAACGTTTTAGTAATCTTtagctaaatatattttttttttctgttttgactGGCTTGCTTGCtatcaattgaaaattgaaactgTTGGCTTGCTTGCTATGCATGCTCATATATTCCTCGTTTAAGAAGAAAGCATTGGATAATCTACTTAgatctttccttaattattaatcCGGTTTGGTGTGCAAATTTTTTAGAACCGAGTTCatagcaataaaaaaaattttaaaaaaaatagtaaattgacAATGACATAACATCAAGATGCTTTATTTAACTTGATTGTCAAATTAACGCTattgagaaatttaaaaattcccAAAAGTCAGTGTTATATTTTACAActtatataaaagaatttaaatttaagtcatatttaatttcatgacttctattaaaaaaagttgaaaaatatagaaattcaCATACTATTTTACTACtttgtaaagaaaaaagtaaaagtcatgaattgattaattaacGACTTCTATTAAAAATGACTAAGGAAAATGTTGATGACACTTTTTCAAAATATTCtttgtatgattaattaaaggttaaattattcatttgatccatatagtttcatgattcttattttttgtaGTACTTGAAAATagtctttttagtccttataattttcaaattatctaaaagataattaaaatgtaaatcatagggactaaaaagaacatttttaaactataaagactacaaaaacacttttaaactacagggattaaaagaaaattaaaatgtaaaccatagaaattaaaaagatcactttcaaattacaggactaaaaatgtaagaatcataaaattatagagaccaaatgagtaatttaaccttaattaaaattaaataaatattattaattttagtggGCCTCAGTTAAATCACGAGaaaaatcatcaaataataTGTGAAACCTATCAAAATTATTCCAAAAAGATAATTTCAAAGAGTGTTATTAACatttcttaaagaaaaaagtTCTGATAGACAACGGTCTGTGAGTTGCATCCTCACATACGACTGACTACATTTCGGATAATTTTGCAAAATCTCAATAAAATTACCCTTGTTACATAAAGTTCGTTTTTTCCTGAATGACAAAGTTATATATAGACTACACTAAATGAGATGTTGTAAATgtcaataaaattatctttatagAATCACTTTAATAGAGACAAAATCTTATACATGATTTAACATTGATGTagataaggattaaaaatatctaaCGGTATTCCTTCAAATGATTTTTGTCAGGGACATTTCTCTCTTCAAGTTACTTGGCAATTttgcatttaaaataaaaataaataaataaccttGACGGCTTGGCCGAAGCAACTATGTTAAGCTTAAATGAGATCAATTTTAAGTTTATGTTTGTCTTCAACCTGGTCTAATGGTTTGCTTAGTGCAATACCATCAATGGTCACATGTTCGAGACTAGACAGTCCCTTCACAACCAAAACCAACAACCCGCAACAACAGATCAAGTTTAAGTTTAtgataatgctttcttttcagtGTGGTCAATTTGTAAGTATTAGTTGCTCCAAATGAGTTAATACGTGCAACCTAATACCCAGCTGGATCTGATGTTTATCTGATGTTTACAAAGCTCATTCTTGTTATCATTTTGGCTGTCTGCaaaatttaataacttaaaaagcgGAAAACAAATAGAATATGCTCTCTTTTTTGGATAAAGAGTATAATATGCTCTTAATTCCATCGAAATATATAACAGTGTAAATGAGATGAGCTTAGAGTCTTTCTTTAGTTTTAATGTCCTTTTTAATGATGAAAGTGAAGATTGATCGAAGGATGTATGGAAAAATATTGAACATATCTAGACAGTATTATGTCTTCATGCATTACCTATTTTTAGGCTTTGTTATCCTTGCCTGTTATTTTCGTTCCTAAGTATGATCTAGATCATTACGTATCTTCGTACAAAAATTATACAGCTCAAGCATATCACACACGGCTAGTGTGTATGGTATATAAATAGCATTACTCTAACTCatctaacaaattcaacaaaagcaaaattaaaactaGCTAACTTTTGTTATGTGGTTGGACTTTGGCATGAAGAGCTACTCATGCAAAAGTTCTTGTCGCCTATTTCTCTAATAATACTCTGTTTCTTTTGATGCCTTCAACTAGCTAAATGGAAGAAACAAACAGCAGCAAACCACAATAAAACTTGCTTCGAAATCTCCATACTTGCTATAATACAATCAGCCAGCATACAGGGTAGAGATCCCTATAAATAGATCATGAAATTCAAAGAACATCTTCAAACCACATTGATATCTAATTAAGTGTTCCTATAGGCTCAAACTTTCAGCCTCATAGATAATTACAATCATGTCTCCCCCCATCTTTAAAGTACTCACTGATCAATCATATCTGTTTATGCCATCATTGAAATATCAAGGGCTGGTGACCCAGACATCCTCACTGACTTCATAGTCCCTCCCAACACCACCATATCTGATGGCAACTTCTTCACCTTCACCGGCTTTCGTCCCATATTTTCACCCAACACAACTCTCAGATTTCAAAGTGCTGAAGGCAACCAAGGTAGAATTTCCAGCTCTTGATGGACAAAGTGTCTCATGTGCAATCCTTGAGTTCCCAGGTGGTGGCAGCATCAACCCATCACAGACACCCTTCTGCAGAGTTACTCTTCACCGTTGAGGGTTCCCTTCAAAGTGGGATTTGTGGACACAACCAACAAGCTCTTCACTCAGACACTACAAACTGGAGATCGATCTCTTTGTGTTTCCAAAGGATGTCGTGCACTTCCTACACAATGCGGATCCTCAGAAGACTGCATTCGCTATATCTGCCTTTGGAAGTGCTAGTGCTGGGACTGTATCAATTCCTAGCACTCTCTTTAACACCACCATTGATGACAATGTCTTGGCTCTGGCCTTCAAGACTGATGTTGCCACCATTCAAACTCTGAAGAAAGGCTTTGCTCCTAAAGCATGATGATAATGGGTAGAATCAATTAACTAATTACCACCTTTTAGCGTCCGCATTTGTGATATTCCCTCTGAAAGTTCTGCAGTCCAATAAGTAGTTCTATAAAAAGGGTTTGAGATGCCTAATGAATGTTTTATCCAATTGTTGCTGTAATTGTAACCACCCGGAATACAATAAAGAACTCTATTGTGTGTTAATTTTCATATCAAATGAGTTTTACTGTGCAAATCGATATGCGAAAGTAGGGATCAAATTAAAGATGTATTACACATACGGGTCAATTTAAGAATACGCTACATGTATATAGTGACCAAATTTAGAATGCATTATATGACGGCAAACGCCAAATCAGTTAACATTTGTACGTATAGCGAGACTAATTTAATAAGTCTTTATATATAAGAACCAAAATTTTCACAACCTATAATCTGTtgtgaataatataatatagcaagaataaaaagataaaaaaaattaatgagcattaattaaaagtataaaattgtaAAGTGTCTGCATGTCATTATTCTGTAATATAACCAATCTCACCTTCAAATCCACCGTAAAAGAAGTGATTACATTGTTttacaaatccattttcatacAACACAATGTCATTGACTGAGGTATTCATTGGACGAAAACTCAATTTTAATGTTACCAACCAGGGGTTTAGTTCAGTTAATTAACAGAATATATGAGTATTATAAATTGTCTATTTGATGCCTAcacaaaccattttttttacattaccatcaaatgttttctttttcttcatttttttcctttggtGTAAAAATGTTTTCTTCAACTTGAATTGTttgtcaaaagtaaaaaaagatggATAAATTACTCTAACTTGTATTTTGTACTGCATATCCTATGTTAATTATAACATTAaacattgtatatattttttatataaaaaaattgtaatgccaaccaattaaaaataatgatatgaaTTGGTAGTACAACTTTTGAGGTAATTGTCAACAAAACTATTTACCCTGCATGCACTATATAGTTCTaacattttcttattattatttattcattttctatccgtaaataaacattaaaaaggaTACACCACATTTTAAtccataataatttaattttaaatacttttgtcCTCTAGCTTTCTTCTATTTGTGTTATTTGTTTGTCATCCACATTAAAATGGATGTTAGCACAGCTAGCCTTTCTTGAGTTTCTTCGGCAGTTTCTGAAGCTGTTGTGGTCCATAGAGTATGGATAAAATCAACCGTTTTGTTATAAAGTTTTTTGCAGGAACTATATAAACCCCTTAAAGGGAATCTCTTTTATTCGCTATCCAACAAACAGCACCCGGTAGCTTTATTAAAGTTCATCACATATGATGATTTGATAATATTCCTTTTTATTCTTTCGAGGTCGAGACTAATTTATACTTTGCTCAAGAGCCTATATGTTAATCTTGAAGGATTTTACGAAGTGCATTGATATGTTTGATACTGGTTGTGTTCAGGTTTGAAAACAGGTAAGGCTGGACCAATAGAGAATATGCTGCTAAGGTGCTATTGCTGTTAGGATCTTTGAGACACGTcacatgtaaaataaaattaggaaaaCAATACTTCGACATCCAAAATGTTTATTGATACCTagtgagaaagaaataaaagagaacaaaataGAGGTATTATAGATTCCATAATGTGATAAGAAAAgattaagagataaaaaaaatgatgtgttaaataatgtttgaaaaaatTAGATATTCATGTTCTAAAAATTATAGTATCATTATGTTACATGTATAACACTTGTGCTTTTTTTTCACCAAATATAATACTTATGGTACTCAATAAAGAACAGCCTCATGTTTGACATTAGAACTTAGAAGtactttattcttaaaaaatgctATTTTATACACACAGTAAACAGGGCACCGGATCGAAAAGGGAGCAGTGTAAATTAAGTATTGCTACCACTGTAATCatctaaaatacaaaaaaaaaaaaagaccttaTGCTATAGAAAAATAGAGAGAGATTAGGTTTATACCAATTTCCGGTACAAAaagtattgtttaaatttttattttttattataaatattaagttaGTAATACTGAACCAAATTGGATCCACAAACATTTGGGGCTTCCAACCATCATAGACAAGAGGAAAAAAGCTGTTTTCGATTTATCAAAGATCATATTTGAAATTGTATTAATCATTGGACGAGCAATCATTTTTCTAAGGCGGTAAAGAAATTCCTTTTAAATCTGTTGCTCAATCTATCTCTACTTTTTGCATGAATGTCTCTTTGCTCCATCCTACTCTTGAATATGAATTACAGAGaatgttgaattcttttttgtGGGGTTGAAACAACCAACAAAGGAAAGGCATTAAGTGGCTCAATTGAGATAAAATGTCTAAAAAAAAGGAACATGAGGAGTGGGATTTTGACAATTACATGATTTTAATCTTGTCATGCTAGGCAAGCAAGATTAGGGTTTGATGTCCGACCAAAATACTATAGTAGTAAAAGTTTTCaaagtcaaatattttttatcagtgGACTTCTTGGAAGCTTAGTTAGGGCACAATCCAAAGTTTTATAAGGCCTAATATCTATTCTTCAGAGGTAGTGATGAAAGAAGACTTGCAATGAAGGATTGGAGATGGTAATTCTATTCGTGTTTGGACTAAACCTTGGCTCAAAAATTCAGAAACCATTATGTGACATCTACTAGCAACAACAAAAACTTGGACTAGAGAGTTGGTGACCTTATTGACCATGATTTGCGTGCTTGGAAGATTAATGAAGTGGCTGCCAATTTCAACCAAAATGATGCTTAACAATTTCATTCCATTCCTCTTTTCAACACTGTGGTTAGTGATAaacttatttgaaaatttacaaGAAATGGTGATTATTTTGTGTAGTGCCCATCATAATATTATGGAGAACATGTTGGATaactctaacttttttttttttttttgataaaggCAATTGGATGCTTCTCTGGAAACTACAAACTCCTCACAATATCAAGAACTTCCTTTGGAGATTGTTTCAAGGCTTCCTCCCCACTAGGTTTAATCTCCGCAAGAAACATGTCCTTTGCCCTCTAGATTGTGTTACATGTGAAGCAAATATAGAGAACGAATGAATGACACCTTTTTCCTAGCTTGTGACTATGCAAAAGAAACATGGACAGCAACAAACTTATGGCATTTGGTTGATAATTGTTGGACCACTGCGGATAACATTcatgattttatgttttagttgttGCAGGATTCTAACCCGAGCATAAGATCACGCATTGGGGTGGTTCTATAGTGTATGTGGAAGGCTAGGAACTCGATGCTTTGGGAGGAAACTTCATCGCCTCCCACACTGTCGTGGCAGCATTTCACAAAATGGAGGAATATCAATTTGTTGTCCAGGCCAACCCTGCAAACTCCTTCAAGTTATAATGACATTAGTTGGAAACCTCCTCCTAATGCTTTCATAACTTGAAGAAACATAAACTTTTGGTATTGGATTCTGTTTGAGAGATAAATGGCAACTTCATCAAGGCAAAATCATCAACAATCAATGGCTTCCCAACTCTAAGAGAAGCTAAAGCTTGGGCACTGTTCAATGCCATTCTCTGGCTGCAGTAGCACTAAAGTTTTGCCATACTCGATCGATCTAAGAGAAGCTAAAGCTTGGGCATTGTTCAATGGCTTCCCAaccagattttttttatcatactcGCTGCTGTAGCACTATACACATTATTATTACCCTTCTCCCGTTAAGATAAAGCTGATCTCTTCCCCTATTCCCACCTAGGTACAtaggatatttaaaaaaaatgaacatctCTCTTAGTAGTGAGATCCGGCAAAAGAATATGAAAGGTGATTTCATTGTATTTCTGACCAAGAACAGGGCTTAccacaagaattttttttgtagggcgataattttgaaaagacaGATTGAATATCTTTCCTTTAATCCCAGGCAAAATACGATCAGAGGATGCCAGTGCCAATTAATCAAAAACCTTCTGGCAAAATAAGAACAACACGTACATTCAAAGCTCCTTTTTTACTACTAGCAAGAACTTGTTTCACTCGCGTATCATAAGCAATTCAAGCAATTGCTTCAAAATACAATATTAGGAAGTAGTACTTGTGGAAACTCAATATCCACGGGCTTATTAGCTAAATAGCAATTGGTCCAGATAATATGACCGGTTGCTTCTGAGAGATTTCCATAATCTTGTTATGCAAAAATTGGATATCATGATCAATATGAAGATGGATCGAATAATCCCTTTCTTCGTAGAAGAAAAAGCATTTTCAGTTTGAATGGTCTAATCATTTTCAGTTGGCAAAACTCGATCGATCTAAAAACGAGGACAGGTTCAGTTTTCAAAACTATacctgttatatttttttaaaaagtatatttgatattttcttaaaaagtatattttttaaaataattatgtactaataataattttttatttaatagttaatattttgtatatcgTGATATTATATTCATgacaaaattgtttattttattttaatatatattataaaatataacgaTATTATTCATATCAAACATAAGTAATATCAATCTCGTAAAATATGAGaacttaattaaacaattaatgtaattgatgtaatcgattagttGAATTATTTTACCCTAAAAAAATTGCTTTAATTACCAATTCTACTTatgctttaatttatttatttattttctttttgaattgatATTTCTAATAATGCATTAGTATTTAAGAAATGGATAAAAAtcgttagtaaaataaaatagatgctTAATGAATGATAAGTCACATGGatcaataaaaagataataattttgaaatattttttgttataaaagtaaaaaaagaaaaacaaaacaaaggttataataatatacaaatcaattaaattaaaattttattattaaacgtgaattattctttttgtttctttctttcaaaatgtATTCCATGTCAGTTTTAAacacattttgaattttgttagtttttattttttttatttaatttttctttaatcaaatccatattttttaattactacaattttatcaaattagttttaataacTATTCTACttgatttaattaacatattagcttgtgtatttttaatttaatttatttgcttgagcaaacttttattttattaattatctttaattataaatta
It includes:
- the LOC100780642 gene encoding putative germin-like protein 9-2, coding for MSPPIFKVLTLIISVFAILQISTAGDPDILTDFIVPPNTIPNGNFFTFTGFRAIFSPNNIVSAFKVLKATKVEFPALDGQSVSYAILEFPGGSINPPHTHPRSAELLFAVEGSLQVGFVDTTNKLFTQTLQTGDLFVFPKGLVHFQHNADPQKPALAISAFGSASAGTVSIPSTLFNTTIDDNVLALAFKTDVATIRTLKKGFAPKA